One stretch of Rhizophagus irregularis chromosome 6, complete sequence DNA includes these proteins:
- a CDS encoding uncharacterized protein (SECRETED:cutsite_SVA-TN; SECRETED:prob_0.4244); SECRETED:SignalP(1-27) — protein sequence MMWSNRNFLFITTGLVVLMLFFSSSVATNKHYNHHRHCQKVVKAHHYTRTVYPSHCPKVQTKTTTTTSTATATTTTTSTTTTTTTTTTTSTTTTTFVEPGTPTPLRKRHNQEHEHVKCVPDKHKHYTYNKHGKCTEITYCTPTVYKPCPKKNKTTTKTAFETTTSTATATTTSTSTSTFTSVLVIPTCRASGTFCDLSNFVTCCTQCCLLTGPNQVPINQCC from the coding sequence ATGATGTGGTCaaatagaaattttcttttcattacgACTGGTTTAGTCGTTTTGATGCTTTTTTTCTCGTCGTCAGTAGCAACTAATAAGCATTATAACCATCATAGACACTGCCAAAAAGTAGTCAAGGCACACCATTATACTAGAACCGTTTATCCATCACATTGCCCAAAAGTACAAACTAAAACAACCACAACTACATCTACCGCCACCGCAACCACCACAACTACAagcaccaccaccaccaccaccaccaccaccaccacctcCACCACTACCACCACTTTCGTTGAGCCTGGTACTCCCACACCATTACGAAAGAGGCATAATCAAGAACATGAACATGTTAAATGTGTTCCTGATAAACATAAACattatacttataataaacatGGCAAATGCACAGAAATCACCTATTGTACTCCAACAGTTTATAAACCAtgtcctaaaaaaaataaaaccacaACAAAAACCGCTTTTGAAACCACCACCTCCACTGCTACCGCCACTACTACTTCCACTTCTACCTCCACTTTCACCTCCGTTTTAGTAATACCCACATGTAGGGCTAGTGGCACTTTTTGTGATCTTAGTAATTTCGTTACATGCTGTACCCAATGTTGTTTGTTAACTGGTCCTAATCAAGTTCCAATTAATCAATGTTGCTAA